From the genome of Zalophus californianus isolate mZalCal1 chromosome 6, mZalCal1.pri.v2, whole genome shotgun sequence, one region includes:
- the LOC113910560 gene encoding LOW QUALITY PROTEIN: olfactory receptor 4E1 (The sequence of the model RefSeq protein was modified relative to this genomic sequence to represent the inferred CDS: inserted 1 base in 1 codon; deleted 1 base in 1 codon) — protein MGEANLLNQSASVTYIRLGGLSVNQKVLQITQKAVFAMFLTFYVLTLIGNILIVITIICDHRLHTPMYFFLSNLSFIDVCHSTVTVPKMLIDTWSEEKLISFEACVTQMFFLHLFACTEIFLLTIMAYDQHMAICKPLQYMTVMNWKVYVLLAVALWMGGTVHSISLTSLTIKLPYCGPDEIDSFFCDVPQVIKLACTDTHIIEILIVSNSGLXSVVLFVVLVVSYAVILVSLRQQISEGRQKPLSTCAAHLTVVSLFLGHCIFIYSRPSTSLLEDKVVSVFFTTVTPLLNPIIYTLRNEDMKNALNKFMRRLEGRGKK, from the exons ATGGGAGAGGCAAACCTACTCAATCAAAGCGCTTCTGTAACATACATTCGGCTTGGAGGCTTATCTGTAAATCAGAAGGTTTTACAGATAACACAGAAGGCTGTGTTTGCCATGTTCCTCACTTTCTATGTCCTGACACTGATTGGGAACATTCTCATTGTCATAACAATTATCTGTGACCACCGGCTCCATACCCCAATGTATTTCTTCCTCAGTAACCTGTCTTTTATTGATGTCTGTCACTCCACGGTCACTGTCCCCAAGATGCTGATAGATACGTGGTCAGAAGAGAAGCTCATCTCCTTTGAGGCCTGTGTCACCCAGATGTTTTTCCTGCACCTCTTTGCCTGCACCGAGATCTTTCTCCTCACCATCATGGCCTATGATCAGCACATGGCCATTTGCAAACCCCTGCAGTACATGACAGTGATGAACTGGAAAGTATATGTGCTGCTGGCTGTGGCCCTCTGGATGGGGGGCACCGTCCACTCCATATCACTGACCTCCCTCACCATCAAGCTGCCCTACTGTGGTCCTGATGAGATTGAC AGCTTCTTCTGTGATGTGCCTCAGGTGATCAAACTGGCCTGCACAGATACACACATCATTGAAATCCTCATCGTCTCCAACAGCGGGC ACTCTGTGGTCCTTTTCGTGGTCCTCGTGGTGTCCTATGCAGTCATCCTGGTGAGCCTGAGGCAGCAGATCTCCGAAGGCAGGCAGAAGCCCTTATCCACCTGTGCAGCCCACCTCACTGTCGTCTCACTCTTCCTGGGACACTGCATCTTCATCTATTCCCGTCCATCCACCAGCCTCCTGGAGGACAAGGTGGTGTCTGTGTTTTTCACCACTGTTACCCCCCTCCTGAACCCCATCATCTATACTCTTAGGAATGAAGACATGAAGAATGCCTTGAACAAGTTCATGAGGAggttggaggggagagggaaaaaatga